The proteins below come from a single Chryseobacterium capnotolerans genomic window:
- a CDS encoding DUF2931 family protein, whose product MNKILKYLLSFLFFTQISCQEKKAPKKTETMTKYEWTEGTSAPLGYPMEVYKGGIECEGGEWVSLGFGVIPGNGTWGSINHGMGNGFKSLPSRLDFVWISYMENQFYMIDTTIDTAKIKEYFSKGYETKVTNGSGETEHLNYDEIGVGMAPGGVVVVWIAGVGVQKEVGRYQAKKVTIPESEIAQLDSHQNRFWRKDYLDDVFNNGKVIPAEVREKNKGKAIPFGLWDTYRIRYSWKPVFELPENAKLNSLVNVKISTMNGEKEQFDTAKNILAINEQRAIPVRIVFDYIGADHKMYGAHCDLNENSGLEAFKAVFGDDPDSTKADIIVKVNEANSYFTIKLRGENGKEAFIKTDKVEVF is encoded by the coding sequence ATGAATAAAATATTAAAATATCTATTAAGCTTTTTATTTTTTACCCAGATATCGTGTCAGGAAAAAAAAGCTCCTAAAAAAACTGAAACTATGACAAAATATGAATGGACTGAAGGAACTTCTGCTCCTCTGGGATATCCGATGGAAGTATATAAAGGAGGGATAGAATGTGAAGGTGGAGAATGGGTAAGTTTAGGCTTTGGGGTGATCCCTGGAAATGGCACCTGGGGCTCAATCAACCATGGGATGGGAAATGGTTTTAAAAGTCTTCCTTCCCGACTGGATTTTGTATGGATATCTTATATGGAAAATCAGTTTTATATGATTGATACTACCATTGATACTGCTAAAATTAAAGAATACTTCAGTAAAGGGTATGAAACAAAAGTGACAAATGGAAGTGGTGAGACAGAGCATTTAAATTATGATGAAATTGGCGTTGGAATGGCTCCCGGAGGTGTAGTCGTAGTTTGGATAGCAGGCGTTGGAGTTCAGAAGGAAGTAGGAAGGTATCAGGCTAAAAAAGTAACCATTCCGGAATCGGAAATTGCCCAGTTGGATAGCCATCAGAACCGTTTCTGGAGGAAAGATTACCTTGATGATGTATTTAATAATGGTAAGGTTATTCCTGCAGAGGTAAGAGAAAAAAATAAAGGAAAAGCTATTCCATTTGGTTTATGGGATACTTATAGAATCCGATACAGCTGGAAACCTGTTTTCGAGCTGCCGGAAAATGCCAAGCTCAATTCATTAGTCAATGTTAAGATATCTACAATGAATGGAGAAAAAGAACAATTTGACACGGCAAAAAATATATTGGCTATAAATGAACAAAGAGCCATCCCGGTAAGGATTGTTTTTGACTATATAGGAGCGGATCATAAAATGTACGGTGCTCATTGTGACCTGAATGAAAACTCAGGTTTGGAAGCTTTTAAAGCAGTGTTTGGTGATGATCCTGATTCAACTAAGGCGGACATTATCGTTAAGGTTAATGAGGCTAACAGCTATTTCACAATAAAGCTAAGAGGTGAAAATGGTAAAGAAGCCTTTATAAAGACTGATAAAGTAGAGGTTTTCTAA